From a single Capsicum annuum cultivar UCD-10X-F1 chromosome 12, UCD10Xv1.1, whole genome shotgun sequence genomic region:
- the LOC124889557 gene encoding uncharacterized protein LOC124889557 produces the protein MIRWKSGKKVDSRLIMLLDFLRDLYMKRGEFFKKIYPFHHEDFVPIFDKIGVVFSTNRNQEKKLEINSFKRSPSDSSLSKSRGIDIDQSQLKLEKFKVKIPEVLSGSGGSGSSGGQGPGQGGMKASGSK, from the coding sequence ATGATAAGATGGAAATCAGGAAAAAAAGTGGATTCAAGATTGATTATGCTACTAGATTTCTTGCGAGACCTCTACATGAAAAGGGGAGAATTCTTCAAGAAAATTTATCCATTTCATCATGAAGATTTCGTTCCTATATTTGACAAAATTGGTGTTGTGTTTTCAACCAACAGgaatcaagaaaagaaattgGAGATTAATTCTTTCAAAAGGAGTCCAAGTGATAGCTCATTGAGCAAGAGTAGAGGAATTGATATTGATCAATCTCAGTTGAAACTTGAGAAGTTTAAGGTCAAAATCCCAGAGGTTTTATCAGGTAGCGGTGGCAGTGGTAGCAGTGGTGGTCAAGGCCCAGGTCAAGGTGGCATGAAGGCATCCGGTTCCAAATAA